The nucleotide window tgtatgtgtgttcagcGGCTGTGGTTCTTCAAACAGTGTGTGGAAATATGCTGGTAATAATTTCTGTTCTTCACttcaagcagcttcacacacaaacaaacacacttgTGCTCTCTCTGGCTGTGTCAGATTTCCTCATTGGTGCTTTGGTGATGGTGCCGATATTTATCTGGACGATTGAGTCATGCTGGATTTTTAATACAAGTTACTGCATCTTTTTGATGataacttctttttttctcgGAAACCAGTCCATCTACAATATCGCTTTGATCTCTGTGGATCGGTATTTAGCTCTCTCAAATCCATTTTTCTACACAAAGTCAATCTCTAAGAAGTTTATGTGCATTGTAGTGTATTCTAACTGGTGTTTGTGTCTTGTGTATGTCATAGCACTTTTGTATATTAATAGAAACTTTATGGGTTTTGTAATGTGCCCTGGACAGTGCTTTTACATTCTGAATGAGGTTTGGACTGCAATTGATCTTGttcacacatttatatttccatGTTCtgtcatattatttttttatactctggtttttgtgattgctaagaaacatgccactgctatcAGAGAGCTTAATAATCATGCACGacctaaaacacagaaaatcacctcacactcaatgaaatctgagagaaaagcagctaaagtcctcggcattttagtgtctgtgtttctggtgtgtttacttccatattttatttgCAGTGTATTAGGAGGTGTTATTAAAATACAGCCAGAAACTATTCAGAAAGCTGTTATTATGCTTTACCTTAACTCCACtattaatccatttatttatgccCTGTTTTACCCATGGTATAGAAGgtgctttaaattaattattactttGCAAATATTCCAAACAGACTCTTCATTAACAAACGTTTTATCATGAAAAGTATGTTTTTCTATTTAAGTtgatataattataaaacacattaataaaaaaaaataaaaccacaaaaaaattaaagcaaatcAACTGCAATATAATGCAGATAAGTATGCTGTGTAAATCAGTCACTTTGTTTATCTCTTACtgcatttttcatgtttttattgtaaccttaaaataaaataatgaatcataaataaaataaacaattactTAGGTACAACGAACACATGCTGTTTCACTGTTACTTATGCTGTAAGGGCAGAGAAAAGCCTATGTCCCATTACTTCATCCAATTTAGTGCTTTTTAATATGTGTGGTTCGTCACAGATTCTTACATCGGTCCCTGCACGCTGAATGTTCCTCTCCAAGTTTC belongs to Clarias gariepinus isolate MV-2021 ecotype Netherlands chromosome 2, CGAR_prim_01v2, whole genome shotgun sequence and includes:
- the LOC128518102 gene encoding trace amine-associated receptor 1-like, which codes for MNLTEFNQSDYCELFSCPEKSVSPAVYILLYVCSAAVVLQTVCGNMLVIISVLHFKQLHTQTNTLVLSLAVSDFLIGALVMVPIFIWTIESCWIFNTSYCIFLMITSFFLGNQSIYNIALISVDRYLALSNPFFYTKSISKKFMCIVVYSNWCLCLVYVIALLYINRNFMGFVMCPGQCFYILNEVWTAIDLVHTFIFPCSVILFFYTLVFVIAKKHATAIRELNNHARPKTQKITSHSMKSERKAAKVLGILVSVFLVCLLPYFICSVLGGVIKIQPETIQKAVIMLYLNSTINPFIYALFYPWYRRCFKLIITLQIFQTDSSLTNVLS